CGCAAATGACCTTCTTTTTGTAAAACTTTAAAAGCCGTCCGAGATGCTTTTGTATTTTTAAACGCCCCAACTTCCCATAATTTTTTATTTAAGAATTCACTTTTAGAATAGCCGAGTAATTTCTCTAAAAAAGGGTTTACGTCTGTTATTTGACCGGTTTGAGAATTAAGGATAAGCACTCCATCGTGGGCGGTCTCAAAAAGTCGCCGGTATCTGATTTCCGACTCTTTTAACTTAGTTTTTATTTTATTTTGTTGCTTGGCTTTAAGCCGGAGTGTTTCTGCTGTCACAGCCAGCTTTTGTCTGACACTTTCCTTTTCCTTGGCAGTTACCGCAAGCTGCTTGGCGGTCACCGCCAGCTTACGCCTGATACTTTCCTTTTCTGCGGCCGTCGCAGCAAGTTTACTCCTGATACTTTCCTTTTCTCGAGCAATCGCGGCAAGCTGTTTGGCGGTTACGGCCAATTTGTCTCTGATACTTTCCTTCTCTTTAGCGATTAGGGCAAGCTGTTTGGCTTTGAGTCGGAGTGTTTCTGCTGTCACAGCCAGCTTTTGTCTGACACTTTCCTTTTCCTTGGCAGTTACCGCAAGCTGCTTGGCGGTCACCGCCAGCTTACGCCGAACATCTTCCTTTTCCTTAGCGGTTATGGCGAGTTGTTTTTTTTTCATTATATTTTCAAGACGTACCGAGCTACTCTTTTAGAACAAAGCCCGTGCCGCGTATTGTTTGTATTAAAGGTTTCTTTCTATTTCCATCAATCTTCCTACGTAGGTATCTTATATGAACACTCAACTCATTATTTGTCTCCTCAAATTCAGGTCCCCAGGCATTATCAATAAGCTTTCGTCTATTTACTGCTTCTCCATGATTAGAAAGTAGTACGTCCAAAAGCTTATACTCTTTCGGCGTAAGCGAAATAACTTTACCGGCACGGGTAACTTCGTGCTTCTTCTTGTCCATTTCTAAATCAGCAATCTTTGTTATATCCGGATCAGTTGTTTTTCTACGACGCAACACAGCACGAATGCGAGCGAATAGTTCATTGAGGCCAAAGGGCTTTATTAGATAGTCATCAGCGCCAACATCAAGGCCGGCGACCCGTTCTTCTGTGCTACCCATCGCGGTGAGCATAATAATGGGTGTATGAATCTGATGCTCTCTCAACTCCTTGCAGACAGCAAGGCCGTCTTTCTTCGGAAGCATGATGTCCAAAAGAATCAAAGAATAATTATTTTTCATTGCCTTATCCAAACCTTCTTTGCCGTCATAAGCCACCTCAACGGAATAGCGTTCACTTTTTAGCGCTCTTTTCAATATACTCACCAACTTCTTTTCGTCTTCAATGATTAAAATCGACATATATTTATATATAACGCCTATCATTAAAACTTGCAAGACATATTGTTAAATTTTAATGATATATACAGCTAAGACACACAAATAAAAAATCCCTTAGAGGTTGATCTCTAAGGGATTAGGCTGCGGTTTCCAAACTGTCGAAAACCATTTTTTTGCTGTCTTCCAGAACAACCGACACGGTGTCTCCCGACTTCAGCTGCTTAGTAATCAACAGCCTGACTACCTTCAGGCGGACGTATTTCCGCACCCGCTGCTTCAACAACCGAGCCCCCCATTCCATCCGCTTCATCGCCCGCTGAACCAAATAGTCCTTCACGGCGGGATCAATCTCGATAGTAATCTTAATTCCCTTTTCGGCAATATCCGATTTCAGCAAATTGAGCTGCAATTCAAAAATCTTGCCCATATCGGTCGTGTCCAACGGCCGGAAAACTTCGATACTGTCGAATCGGCCCAACAACGGAATCGGTAAATCTTCATTCGCCTTTTCAAGGGCAAGCTCGTAAATATCTTCGCCGAGCTCGTTCTTGGTTTTGGGATTATTCATCTTAAATCCCAAGGCTTTGTTATTGATGACATCGGCAATCTCTGCGCTGGCTACGTTTCCAGTGGCGATAATGATGCAGTTCTCAAAATTAACCAAAACACCATTACTCTGCTTCAGCTTCCCCTTATCAATAATCTGATAAAGAAGATGGTGCATGTTGCGATGAGCTTTTTCCAACTCATCGAAGAGCACAATTCCTATTAAATTTTTCGGAACGTCTCCGCTGCCATCCCAATCCAATCCGTTCTCATAGTATTCCTTGTCAGTTTTTTCCAGCTTGGCTTCCAATTCTTTCAGTTCACCCTGCATCACGATTAGTTCTTGGAGAATTCTGTTGGCTTCGGCGGCTTCAGCCAAATTCTGATCACCTAGCTTTTTCCACTCGCGGTATACCTGATTCAAACCAATAAACATTTCAGCTGCTGCAGTCTTGTCTTCTTGAATCTGCTTTATAGCAACAAAAATGTCACCAAGCTGTTCTCCCAATTCATAAACCTGTTCCGTGAGCTCATTTGAAGAATTCTGCAAATCCCGATGTCGCGACATCAGGTACAAACGCTTCTTTTTAATCTCACTGATTCTATTGCTGAATACAGACCTTTCAGAAAGCATGCCGTCGTATTTTTCCTGCAACATCTCGAAATGATGCTTATAGATGTTCCAGTTAGTCAGCAACGGATGCTCGCCGGTAGGATCTTCGGGATCTTGAAAGCCTACGTACCCCGGAGGAGAACCGATTAAAGCCGCGGTTTGATGTTCTTGCGCCATCGATTCGCACTCAACCTTCAACAGCGCGTCGGGATTGTTAAAAAAGTATTTAGCCAGCTGTTCGGCGGTTTCCGTTTTTCCGGTACCCGAAGGTCCCAAAAGAAAAAAGGTTCCCATCGGCCGGCGAGGCTCCCGAAAATCCGAAAAGGCAATTTCCAAAGCGTCAGCAACCTGCTGAAGCGCGTGCTCCTGCCCAACGACATTTCCCGTCAAATGCTTCAGAATTTTTTCTGCCTCGGGACCCATTTTTGAGTCATCAAGGCGAACTCTCTTCCGCTCGCTCATGGCGCACCTCGATGATGTTTGATTTCAACGTTCTGCCTAAAGATTAGCCTAAAATATACGGGAATTGCAAGAATAAAAAATCCCACACATAATTTATGTGTGGGACGCGTCCCCGAATAACATTTATTTCTTACGTTTGGCCAAAGACGCTTCCAAATTCCTCTTTCGCAGTTCGACGTCCTTGCTAATCAAGGCCAGAGCTTCGGTGCCACGATCGAAATACTCAATCGTAAAGCGCGTCAGCAAACCGCACTCGCTGTGAGTAATCGAGTAAACGATGAATCCGACATCAGAAAGCTTTCCTAGACCGGTGATGAAGTTAGTCTTTCCCTGCAAACAAGGCATCATAATAAAAATGATTCCCTTGTAAAGCATAGAGCAGTACACGTGACCGCCACCGGAAAGCAGGGAGAAAATTTTACCGCGATACTGCGAGGCCTTCTTTCTGGAGGCCGTCTTCTCGATCTCTTTCAGCATGCCCTCGGCAACCTGTTGCGGCTTATAGGATTTAGCGTAACCGGTTCCCCAATTGAAGTGCCGAAGCCAGGTGATGATCCGGCCGTTGCACTCCTCGCCCTGCTGAACACCAAGATATTTGATGTCCGCGCGAATCTTCGCAAGCGGGTCCAAAAGGTCATAACCGTTGCGATCCTGGAACCATCGGTCGTGATCACCGCTAATCATCAACGTCACAATGCCCTTACGATAGGGGTACAAAGAGATGGCGTCGTTCGTCAGCGGAGTGGCGCGATATTCACGCACTTCCCGATTATGGTGCTCTTCATGTTTATCAGGACCGTTGGTGATGTCACCGCAATGAAACACGGTATCAATTTTCTGCTCCTCAAAATAGTCGTAAGCGGCATGGCAAATCTCCAAAAGTTCGGAGTTGTGCCCGATGTGAGTATCCGAAACCCCACCACGCGTGATAGTGGTATGAAAATAGTCCTTGAAATCAATCTTGCAAGCCTTGAAACGGACTCGCGAGTTGATCTGAAGTTGATAGTTCTTCGACGGGTTTTCCGGATTGTCCGGCTCGCAGATATCGAATCCGACGCTCTGCAATTTAGAGATCAAGGACTTAACCGAAGCATCGCTACGATCCATTGCCTGCGTCAGCTCACCGAGTGTCTTTGGGGATTTCTCCAACAGCGCCAAAATCTTCTTACCATCAACAGTCAGACCCTCCGTAATGGACTTATCGTCAGAAAATTTTTCACGATAATCATCTTTGATTGCCGGGAGCGGGTAAACCGCTTTTTGGACGGAGAACTCGCCTTCTTTGGTGAACCGGATGGTGAGAATCACCAGTCCGATAGTCGGCACCACCGAGCGACGCTGCTTCCTCATCAATGACTTCGGGGCCGTGCGCAGACCGGGAATAGAAATCAACGTCGGGATAATGCCACCCGAGAGGTCACAGAAGATACCCTGTCCGGCGACTGCCACAATGTCAGGCAAATCTTCGGAGTAAATATCTTTTACATCTTGAACAAGGTTTTCGGCAAATCCCTGAACGGGATAAGACTTGGAATAAGGCGAGGAATCGCCTCCATGGTAAGCAACCTTCAAAACCGGCCAACGCACGCCCTTTTCAGGACCACGCCGCAACGGGAAATCAGCCTGCGAATCACCGCGATAAACAAGATCATCGCGCTCCGTGCAAACTTCCGCCAAGATATTCCGGCTGTCTTTCCGCCACAACATATCATGGTGTCCGGAAATGAAACGGGTCTTGAACTTCTTCGAGCGAGGGTAGTTTTGAACAATATACTGCACCTGATCATCCACCGTCGTCTTATGAAATTCATCACTGTTCATGCGCGTAGGCTTACC
This is a stretch of genomic DNA from bacterium. It encodes these proteins:
- a CDS encoding response regulator transcription factor, with the protein product MSILIIEDEKKLVSILKRALKSERYSVEVAYDGKEGLDKAMKNNYSLILLDIMLPKKDGLAVCKELREHQIHTPIIMLTAMGSTEERVAGLDVGADDYLIKPFGLNELFARIRAVLRRRKTTDPDITKIADLEMDKKKHEVTRAGKVISLTPKEYKLLDVLLSNHGEAVNRRKLIDNAWGPEFEETNNELSVHIRYLRRKIDGNRKKPLIQTIRGTGFVLKE
- a CDS encoding AAA family ATPase, whose amino-acid sequence is MSERKRVRLDDSKMGPEAEKILKHLTGNVVGQEHALQQVADALEIAFSDFREPRRPMGTFFLLGPSGTGKTETAEQLAKYFFNNPDALLKVECESMAQEHQTAALIGSPPGYVGFQDPEDPTGEHPLLTNWNIYKHHFEMLQEKYDGMLSERSVFSNRISEIKKKRLYLMSRHRDLQNSSNELTEQVYELGEQLGDIFVAIKQIQEDKTAAAEMFIGLNQVYREWKKLGDQNLAEAAEANRILQELIVMQGELKELEAKLEKTDKEYYENGLDWDGSGDVPKNLIGIVLFDELEKAHRNMHHLLYQIIDKGKLKQSNGVLVNFENCIIIATGNVASAEIADVINNKALGFKMNNPKTKNELGEDIYELALEKANEDLPIPLLGRFDSIEVFRPLDTTDMGKIFELQLNLLKSDIAEKGIKITIEIDPAVKDYLVQRAMKRMEWGARLLKQRVRKYVRLKVVRLLITKQLKSGDTVSVVLEDSKKMVFDSLETAA